A stretch of DNA from Desulfovibrio gilichinskyi:
AGGAATTCGCGGTAACATCAGGCACAGAAAAATTAAATGTATAGGCGAAGCCGGACATTCCGGCGCTGTTCCACGCTGGCTTAGAAAAGACGCTGTTTTTGCCACAGCTGATTTAATTACCCGCATAGATGACCACTGGACTACTATTTTGCAGCACGGTGGAGATCTGGTTGCGACAACAGGAATTTTGACTACCAATCCTCAAAACCATGCAATGTCGCGCATTCCCGGCTTAGTCACGTTCAGTTTTGAAGCAAGAAGTCAGTACGAACATACCCTTGCCGCCATTGAAGCTTTGCTACATTCTGAATGCGCCACAATTACTTATGACCGCAAAGTTCAATTTGAATTCGATAAACCTGTAAAAACTCCCCCCGCAGTGCTTGACCAAAGTATTGTTGAGCGCATAAATAAAGCTTGTGGGGATGAAGGTTTGCCAATAGAAGCTATACCCAGCGGAGCGGGACATGATGCGTCACTCTTCGCAAATGCAGGAGTTCCCACAGGAATGATCTTTGTGAGAAACCGCAACGGTTCGCATAATCCTGAAGAAGAAATGGATATTGCAGATTTCATCAAAGGCACATCTGTACTTTACCGCACAATTACGGACTTCAAATAATGAATACTGATGAAATAACCATAATTAGACCTGATGACTGGCATCTTCATCTCAGGGATGGCGATATGCTTGCGGCAGTTCTCCCATACTCTGCAAAAATATACGGCAGAGCTCTTGTTATGCCGAACCTCACGCCTCCTGTGACCACAGTAGCGACAGCCGAGGAATACCGCAGACGGATTATCGCCGCTCGTCCTGAAGGTTCACGTTTTGAACCGCTTATGACCTGCTACCTCACAGATACAACTGACCCTGACGATATTCGGGAAGCGTGCGCAGTTAAAGCTTTCAACGCAGTAAAACTGTTTCCGGCAGGAGCTACAACTAATTCTGAAAGCGGCGTTACTTCCATAAAGAAAGTTTACCCCGTGCTTGAAGTGATGCAAGAACTTAAACTGCCGCTATCTGTACATGGTGAAGTTGTTGATCCGGATGTTGATATTTTCGACCGTGAAGCTGTTTTTATCGATAAGGTTTTAAAACCTCTCCGCAAAGATTTTCCTGAGCTGAAAATTATTTTCGAGCATTTGACCTGCAAAACCGCGGTCGACTATGTTATTGAGGAAGATGAATTCACAGTTGCGACCATAACACCGCATCATTTGGTGCTGACTCGTAACGATCTTTTTAAGGGTGGTATGAATCCTTATATGTACTGCCTGCCTGTTGCGAAAACGTTTGATGACCGAGCAGCATTACGCGACGCAGCAACATCCGGTAATGAAAAATTTTTTCTCGGTACAGATTCCGCGCCGCACCCATGTTCCAAAAAAGAAAAAGCCGGAGCGGCCGCCGGAATTTTTAATGCACCGACTTCAATAGGTTATGTAACTCAAATTTTTGAAGGAAATAACGCACTCGAGAAACTCGAAGGTTTTACTTCCATATATGGAGCCAGATTTTACGGGCTTTCTCCCAATGGCAGCACAATTACTTTAGCCAAACGAGATATACCCGTTTCAATGGACTGGCTCTTCAAAGCGGGAGAGAACACGGTTAAAATATTTAACCCTGACACTCCCCTTTATTGGGAATTGGTTGATTGATAAAGGCTGAACTGTTTTTAAGTTCAGCTTTTTTTACGTATAAAACAACAAAGGAGAGACAATGGGTCCTACCAGTTTTCCAGACAAGGAAACAATAGCTGAAATCACAGCTAAAATGCTTATCGAAGTTAAGGCTGTTCACTTCAGAGCGGATGAGCCTTTCAAATTTACCTCCGGCTGGGCCAGCCCGGTATATATTGATTGTCGCAAACTTATTTCTTATCCGCGTGTTCGTCAGACTCTCATGGATTTCGGAGCTTCTGTCATCCTCAGAGAAGTAGGCTTTGAATCAATTGATTGTATTGCCGGCGGAGAAACAGCAGGTATCCCTTTTGCCGCATGGCTGTCCGACAGACTGATGCTTCCTATGCAGTATGTACGCAAAAAAGCAAAAGGATTTGGACGCGATGCACAGATCGAAGGTGATTTCAGTGACGGTTCAAGAATTCTTCTTGTTGAAGACCTGACAACTGACGGTCGCAGTAAAATTAATTTTGCTGAGGCTCTCCGCCGTGCAGGCGCAGAAGTCACGCATACCTTTGTCCTTTTCCACTACGGAATTTTCCCTAACACAACACAGACTCTCGCTGACGCAGGACTCAAAATGCTGTCTCTTGCAACTTGGTGGGATATTCTCAATGTCTGCAAAAAAGAAGGATACTTCGATTCCAAATCTTTGGATGAAGTAGAAAAATTCCTCAACAATCCAGTAGAATGGTCTGGAGCACACGGCGGAATTTCAACCTACCCGGAATAAATTTATTCTAGAACGGGACATCTTGAACACAAAAAAGGGCAAATCTTTATTAAAGATCTGCCCTTTTTTTGATTATTTTTAACTTATATTATTTCAAACTATCTTAACATTTTAGAACGTCTGCTTGAATAAATCTTCAC
This window harbors:
- the pyrC gene encoding dihydroorotase, with product MNTDEITIIRPDDWHLHLRDGDMLAAVLPYSAKIYGRALVMPNLTPPVTTVATAEEYRRRIIAARPEGSRFEPLMTCYLTDTTDPDDIREACAVKAFNAVKLFPAGATTNSESGVTSIKKVYPVLEVMQELKLPLSVHGEVVDPDVDIFDREAVFIDKVLKPLRKDFPELKIIFEHLTCKTAVDYVIEEDEFTVATITPHHLVLTRNDLFKGGMNPYMYCLPVAKTFDDRAALRDAATSGNEKFFLGTDSAPHPCSKKEKAGAAAGIFNAPTSIGYVTQIFEGNNALEKLEGFTSIYGARFYGLSPNGSTITLAKRDIPVSMDWLFKAGENTVKIFNPDTPLYWELVD
- a CDS encoding orotate phosphoribosyltransferase gives rise to the protein MGPTSFPDKETIAEITAKMLIEVKAVHFRADEPFKFTSGWASPVYIDCRKLISYPRVRQTLMDFGASVILREVGFESIDCIAGGETAGIPFAAWLSDRLMLPMQYVRKKAKGFGRDAQIEGDFSDGSRILLVEDLTTDGRSKINFAEALRRAGAEVTHTFVLFHYGIFPNTTQTLADAGLKMLSLATWWDILNVCKKEGYFDSKSLDEVEKFLNNPVEWSGAHGGISTYPE